Part of the Terriglobia bacterium genome is shown below.
GCGTGGAGGTCTTCCACTCGGTAGTTGACCATGAAGGAAGCAGAGCTCGGAGCAAAGTGATTACTTTCTTGCGGATCGATTAACCAGGCAGTTGTACCTGCAACCGGCTTGCCTTCGGCGTCGGTCCAATCGAAGGCAGCTCCGCCCCAGGCTTGGACATCGATTCCCAGGTGCCGCTTGTACCAAGCCTGCAGTGATGGAGCGTCTTTGGCCTTGAAGAAGATGCCGCCGATGCCAGTGACTCGTTTCATGT
Proteins encoded:
- a CDS encoding VOC family protein; this encodes MKRVTGIGGIFFKAKDAPSLQAWYKRHLGIDVQAWGGAAFDWTDAEGKPVAGTTAWLIDPQESNHFAPSSASFMVNYRVEDLHALVKVLKEEGCNVLEKIDESEYGKFAWVMDPEGNKVELWQPPQGQ